A single genomic interval of Armigeres subalbatus isolate Guangzhou_Male chromosome 1, GZ_Asu_2, whole genome shotgun sequence harbors:
- the LOC134207567 gene encoding uncharacterized protein LOC134207567, translated as MLFVFTLSALALGSASVAPERSSSDLLVQATVAILHDSFIQDVDTVFVNILLEKEELFLVDEILVHIDQPMPVDIQSIPQRAKLVSKQRHNLLFLDSWRSIERLQAFLRSNQFDFTGRYLMVVTPSESDCASLANELLELTSDLLIYDVNVLCLQNETVVLRTYFPYGHENRPLPHIETWNTYHALGFQQDVPHYPRKLENFFGLPLRIAIFHMPPFMTFTRNANNRIIDYGGIEGELIKEISKHFNMTLDPVQPMRNSGLRWGTLSANGTGSGAIGLVINGTVDMAISFFGNDLLRQKFMSFSMSYYQSALVLIVSPGTEYGTFDKLFLPFQFTLWIAFVIVFINGLVTILILQFFPLPVQQFIYGRGNRAPFMNYYKATFGYSVDPEPTRNFSRFLVLLWIIFTFVLRTAYQDQMFGNLHRQLNHSTVRGWDQFVSEGYRIFINPSVMSVFEDATDEIKQCITFIPHEIYTPVLQEIRHARLRGARLSYTELVDYLNQNALLDGGPFYERFNERLFSYAIHAFFPKNSPLVRYFDEQTQALVTHGFIEYWTHSALRRNLLQTIQARARQAYVTRPLVLRMLGGVFGLFGLGLVCAGIAFLAENAMAYYKKSKS; from the coding sequence ATGTTATTCGTGTTCACGTTAAGTGCATTAGCTTTGGGCTCCGCTTCAGTTGCACCTGAGAGGTCGTCCTCGGACCTCCTAGTTCAGGCAACAGTTGCCATTCTACATGACAGTTTCATTCAGGATGTTGATACAGTTTTCGTGAATATACTTCTGGAAAAAGAAGAACTGTTTTTAGTTGATGAAATTTTGGTTCATATCGATCAACCAATGCCCGTCGATATCCAATCAATTCCTCAGCGAGCAAAGTTGGTCTCCAAACAACGTCACAATCTACTCTTCCTGGATTCATGGCGTTCGATCGAACGATTGCAAGCCTTTCTCAGATCCAATCAGTTTGATTTCACTGGACGTTATCTGATGGTTGTGACGCCATCGGAGTCAGACTGCGCAAGTTTGGCAAATGAACTTCTCGAATTGACGAGCGATCTTCTAATCTACGACGTAAATGTGTTATGTTTGCAAAACGAGACAGTCGTCCTGAGAACGTACTTTCCATATGGACATGAAAACCGTCCTTTACCGCATATTGAAACGTGGAATACTTACCATGCATTGGGTTTTCAGCAAGATGTACCGCACTACCCAAGAAAATTGGAGAACTTTTTTGGATTGCCGTTACGAATTGCCATTTTCCACATGCCTCCGTTCATGACGTTTACTCGTAATGCGAACAACAGAATTATCGATTATGGAGGAATCGAGGGAGAACTAATCAAGGAAATCTCCAAACATTTCAACATGACTTTAGACCCCGTGCAACCGATGAGGAACTCTGGACTTCGATGGGGAACACTTTCTGCAAATGGAACTGGCAGTGGCGCCATAGGTCTAGTGATCAACGGAACTGTAGATATGGCCATCAGCTTTTTTGGCAATGATCTGCTACGACAAAAATTTATGTCGTTTTCAATGAGCTACTATCAGAGCGCTTTGGTCCTGATCGTTTCTCCCGGCACTGAATATGGAACCTTCGATAAACTGTTCCTGCCATTCCAATTCACTCTTTGGATCGCATTCGTTATAGTATTCATCAACGGACTGGTAACCATTTTAATCCTGCAGTTCTTTCCATTACCCGTTCAACAGTTTATTTATGGCCGTGGAAACAGAGCTCCGTTCATGAACTACTATAAAGCAACCTTCGGCTACTCCGTAGATCCCGAACCGACCCGCAATTTTTCACGATTTCTAGTTTTGCTATGGATCATTTTCACCTTCGTTCTGCGTACAGCGTACCAAGATCAAATGTTTGGCAATCTGCATCGCCAACTGAATCACTCCACTGTTCGTGGATGGGACCAGTTCGTTTCTGAGGGCTACCGTATCTTCATCAATCCGTCAGTTATGTCCGTATTTGAAGACGCCACCGACGAAATCAAACAATGCATCACATTCATCCCGCATGAGATCTACACCCCCGTACTGCAGGAGATTCGTCACGCCCGGCTTCGGGGAGCTCGGCTTAGCTACACTGAACTTGTCGACTATCTCAATCAAAACGCGCTGCTCGACGGAGGGCCCTTCTACGAACGATTCAACGAACGTCTTTTTAGCTACGCAATCCACGCATTCTTCCCCAAGAACTCCCCACTGGTGCGGTACTTCGACGAACAAACCCAGGCTTTGGTTACGCACGGTTTCATCGAGTATTGGACTCATTCCGCGCTGCGGCGAAATCTGCTTCAAACTATTCAAGCACGTGCCCGCCAAGCCTATGTTACACGACCGTTAGTCCTCAGAATGCTGGGCGGAGTTTTCGGACTGTTCGGATTGGGACTCGTTTGCGCTGGAATAGCGTTTCTAGCGGAAAATGCGATGGCTTACTACAAGAAGTCCAAGTCCTAA